The Streptomyces sp. NBC_00691 genome has a segment encoding these proteins:
- the fdhD gene encoding formate dehydrogenase accessory sulfurtransferase FdhD, translating to MGRVTVRRRVLRVREGDSSYRPDTLAAEEPMEIRVGGRPLTVTMRTPGDDFDLAVGFLVSEGVVHAAEDVAGIRYCAGATADGGNTYNVVDVGLAPGVAAPDASLERNFYTTSSCGLCGKASLDAVRTTAAWSVAEDPLRIGADVLAALPDRLRAAQRVFDSTGGLHAAGLFTAEGELVCLREDVGRHNAVDKVVGHALREGLLPLRESVLMVSGRTSFELVQKAVMAGIPMLAAVSAPSSLAVDLAAESGLTLVGFLRGSSMNVYTGDERLNSVPVS from the coding sequence ATGGGACGAGTGACCGTACGGCGGCGCGTCCTGCGCGTGCGCGAGGGGGACTCCTCCTACCGCCCGGACACCCTGGCCGCCGAGGAGCCGATGGAGATCAGGGTCGGCGGGCGCCCGCTGACGGTGACCATGCGGACCCCGGGCGACGACTTCGACCTCGCGGTCGGCTTCCTGGTGAGCGAGGGCGTGGTGCACGCCGCCGAGGACGTGGCGGGCATCCGCTACTGCGCGGGGGCCACGGCCGACGGAGGCAACACGTACAACGTGGTCGACGTGGGTCTGGCGCCCGGCGTGGCCGCCCCCGACGCGTCCCTGGAGCGGAACTTCTACACGACCTCCTCGTGCGGTCTGTGCGGCAAGGCGAGCCTGGACGCGGTGCGCACGACGGCCGCCTGGTCGGTCGCCGAGGACCCCCTGCGGATAGGGGCGGACGTCCTCGCGGCCCTGCCGGACCGGCTGCGGGCGGCCCAGCGGGTCTTCGACAGCACGGGCGGGCTGCACGCCGCCGGGCTCTTCACCGCCGAGGGCGAGCTGGTGTGCCTGCGGGAGGACGTCGGCCGGCACAACGCCGTCGACAAGGTCGTGGGCCACGCGCTGCGCGAGGGACTCCTGCCCCTGCGCGAGTCGGTCCTGATGGTCAGCGGCCGGACCTCGTTCGAGCTGGTGCAGAAGGCGGTGATGGCCGGGATCCCGATGCTCGCGGCGGTCTCGGCGCCGTCCTCGCTCGCCGTGGACCTGGCGGCGGAGAGCGGGCTGACGCTGGTCGGCTTCCTGCGCGGGTCCTCGATGAACGTGTACACGGGCGACGAGCGACTGAACTCCGTACCCGTGTCCTGA
- a CDS encoding FdhF/YdeP family oxidoreductase, whose protein sequence is MSTDQDAQESPEPGAPAPVEPRVGPVPEGDPEFHPYHHPAAGWGAARSVTGFLVREGALVDGPRAIMRMNHENTGFDCPGCAWPDDTKGLHLDICENGIKHVTWEMTRKRVGADFFAAHSVSELAGWSDYDLENEGRLTEPMVYDAESDHYVPITWKDAFEVVGRALRGLDHPDQASFYTSGRLGNEATFLYQLMARELGTNNLPDCSNMCHEASGRALQASLGTGKGTVDLKDWETADALFIFGVNAASNAPRMLTALAEAHRRGAQIVHVNPLVEAAATRTIVPHDFTDMALFKATPTSTLNLQPRIGGDMALIRGMAKAVLEQSATDPRALDREFVDRHTSGFEEYRALCEATPWEEIERQSGLGRADVLKAARVYGEADRSIVSWCLGLTQHEHGVDTVREIVNLLLLRGNLGREGAGPSPVRGHSNVQGNRTCGIDHRPGDAFLDRLAEACAIEPPRAHGLDTVRTIEAMRRGEIKVFVGMGGNFALAAPDTPLTHAALRTCDLTVQVSTKLNRSHLVHGKQALILPCLGRTEKDHQRKGIQSTSVEDSMSMVHLSIGMKRPASPHLLSEPAIVAGMARAALPDSATPWEWYVEDYDRIRDTMAKALDGFEDFNRRVRLPLGFRIRQPARELVFLTPSGRAEFSAAPLPDVVPEPGTLALGTMRSHDQWNTTIYSDDDRYRGIKNLRTLVFMNRADMRERGIADMAPVDITSTAKDGSRRSVSGYLAVPYDIPRGCAAGYMPEMNVLCALVDYSTQSDQPIMKHVKVTIEPTA, encoded by the coding sequence GTGAGCACCGACCAGGACGCGCAGGAATCCCCGGAGCCCGGCGCCCCGGCGCCCGTGGAGCCCCGGGTGGGACCCGTCCCCGAGGGCGACCCGGAGTTCCACCCCTACCACCACCCCGCGGCGGGCTGGGGCGCGGCCAGGAGCGTGACCGGCTTCCTCGTCCGCGAGGGAGCGCTCGTCGACGGCCCGCGCGCGATCATGCGGATGAACCACGAGAACACCGGTTTCGACTGCCCCGGCTGCGCGTGGCCCGACGACACCAAGGGCCTGCACCTGGACATCTGCGAGAACGGCATCAAGCACGTCACCTGGGAGATGACCCGCAAGCGCGTCGGAGCCGATTTCTTCGCCGCGCACTCGGTGTCCGAGCTCGCCGGGTGGAGCGACTACGACCTCGAGAACGAGGGCCGGCTGACCGAGCCGATGGTCTACGACGCGGAGTCGGACCACTACGTCCCCATCACCTGGAAGGACGCGTTCGAGGTGGTCGGCCGGGCGCTGCGCGGCCTCGACCACCCCGACCAGGCCTCCTTCTACACCTCGGGGCGGCTCGGGAACGAGGCGACCTTCCTCTACCAGCTGATGGCCCGCGAGCTGGGCACCAACAACCTGCCCGACTGCTCCAACATGTGTCACGAGGCCAGCGGCCGTGCCCTCCAGGCCTCCCTGGGCACGGGCAAGGGCACCGTCGACCTCAAGGACTGGGAGACCGCCGACGCGCTGTTCATCTTCGGGGTGAACGCCGCCTCGAACGCGCCCCGGATGCTGACCGCGCTCGCCGAGGCCCACCGCCGCGGCGCGCAGATCGTGCACGTCAACCCGCTCGTCGAGGCGGCCGCCACCCGGACCATCGTTCCGCACGACTTCACGGACATGGCCCTCTTCAAGGCCACGCCGACCAGCACCCTCAACCTCCAGCCGCGCATCGGCGGCGACATGGCGCTGATCCGCGGCATGGCCAAGGCGGTCCTGGAGCAGTCCGCGACCGACCCCAGGGCCCTCGACCGGGAGTTCGTCGACCGCCACACGAGCGGCTTCGAGGAGTACCGGGCGCTGTGCGAGGCCACACCGTGGGAGGAGATCGAGCGGCAGTCCGGACTGGGCCGCGCCGACGTCCTCAAGGCCGCTCGCGTCTACGGCGAGGCCGACCGCTCCATCGTCAGCTGGTGTCTGGGCCTCACCCAGCACGAGCACGGCGTCGACACCGTCCGCGAGATCGTCAACCTGCTGCTGCTCCGCGGCAACCTGGGGCGCGAGGGCGCCGGTCCCTCCCCCGTACGCGGACACAGCAACGTCCAGGGCAACCGCACCTGCGGCATCGACCACCGCCCCGGCGACGCCTTCCTCGACCGGCTCGCCGAGGCCTGCGCGATCGAACCGCCGCGCGCGCACGGCCTGGACACCGTCCGCACCATCGAGGCGATGCGGCGCGGCGAGATCAAGGTCTTCGTGGGCATGGGAGGCAACTTCGCGCTCGCCGCCCCCGACACCCCGCTCACCCACGCCGCGCTCCGCACCTGCGACCTCACCGTCCAGGTGAGCACCAAGCTGAACCGCAGCCACCTCGTCCACGGCAAGCAGGCCCTGATCCTGCCGTGCCTCGGCCGCACCGAGAAGGACCACCAGCGCAAGGGCATCCAGAGCACCTCCGTCGAGGACTCGATGAGCATGGTCCATCTGTCGATCGGCATGAAGCGCCCGGCCTCCCCGCACCTGCTCTCCGAACCGGCGATCGTCGCCGGCATGGCGCGGGCCGCGCTGCCCGACAGCGCGACGCCCTGGGAGTGGTACGTCGAGGACTACGACCGCATCCGGGACACCATGGCCAAGGCGCTCGACGGCTTCGAGGACTTCAACCGGCGGGTGCGCCTCCCCCTCGGCTTCCGTATCAGGCAGCCCGCCCGCGAACTGGTCTTCCTCACCCCGTCCGGTCGCGCCGAGTTCTCCGCCGCCCCGCTGCCCGACGTCGTGCCCGAGCCGGGCACCCTGGCCCTCGGCACCATGCGGTCCCACGACCAGTGGAACACCACGATCTACTCCGACGACGACCGCTACCGCGGGATCAAGAACCTGCGCACCCTGGTCTTCATGAACCGGGCCGACATGCGGGAGCGCGGGATCGCCGACATGGCGCCGGTCGACATCACGAGCACCGCGAAGGACGGCAGCCGGCGGTCCGTCAGCGGCTACCTCGCGGTTCCGTACGACATCCCCCGGGGCTGCGCGGCCGGCTACATGCCCGAGATGAACGTGCTGTGCGCCCTGGTCGACTACAGCACGCAGAGCGACCAGCCGATCATGAAGCACGTCAAGGTGACCATCGAGCCCACCGCTTGA
- a CDS encoding Dyp-type peroxidase, whose product MVVVQPVVAPSSRAAVFLVATVNPGGEATVREALQDLSGLVRSVSFRYPDGGLTCVAGIGSEGWDRLVGGPRPRELHPFPALRGPRHRAPATPGDLLFHVRARGMDLCFELARLIMESLGAAVTVVDEVHGFAYFDERDLLGFVDGSENPGGQVAAEAVHIGDEDPDFRGGSYVIVQKYLHEMPAWDALTVEQQEHVIGRAKASNVEMPDDVKPADSHVALNTIVDEDGVTRQIFRANMPFGRIGGGEFGTYFIGYARTPAVTELMLRNMFLGDPPGNTDRILDFSRALTGGLFFVPSADLLDDLPAAQPDAAVRRGDSLGIGGLKGA is encoded by the coding sequence ATGGTCGTCGTACAACCCGTCGTCGCCCCGTCCTCCCGGGCGGCCGTGTTCCTGGTCGCCACCGTCAACCCCGGTGGCGAGGCCACGGTGCGGGAGGCGCTCCAGGACCTGTCGGGCCTGGTGCGGTCGGTGTCCTTCCGTTACCCCGACGGCGGCCTGACCTGCGTGGCCGGGATCGGCTCCGAAGGGTGGGACCGGCTCGTCGGCGGTCCGCGCCCTCGCGAGCTCCACCCCTTCCCCGCCCTCAGAGGCCCCCGCCACCGCGCCCCGGCCACTCCGGGAGATCTGCTGTTCCACGTACGCGCCCGAGGCATGGACCTCTGCTTCGAGCTGGCCCGGCTGATCATGGAGAGCTTGGGCGCCGCCGTGACCGTCGTCGACGAGGTCCACGGCTTCGCGTACTTCGACGAGCGCGACCTCCTCGGCTTCGTCGACGGCAGCGAGAACCCGGGCGGGCAGGTGGCGGCGGAAGCGGTCCACATCGGCGACGAGGACCCCGACTTCCGTGGCGGCAGCTACGTCATCGTGCAGAAGTACCTGCACGAGATGCCCGCCTGGGACGCGCTCACCGTCGAACAGCAGGAGCACGTCATCGGGCGCGCCAAGGCGTCCAACGTGGAGATGCCCGACGACGTCAAACCCGCGGACTCGCACGTCGCGCTGAACACCATCGTCGACGAGGACGGCGTCACCCGGCAGATCTTCCGCGCGAACATGCCGTTCGGCCGGATCGGCGGTGGTGAGTTCGGCACGTACTTCATCGGATACGCCCGCACGCCCGCCGTCACCGAGCTGATGCTGCGCAACATGTTCCTCGGAGACCCCCCGGGCAACACCGACCGCATCCTCGACTTCTCCCGCGCGCTGACCGGCGGCCTCTTCTTCGTGCCCAGCGCCGACCTCCTCGACGACCTGCCCGCCGCGCAGCCGGACGCCGCCGTCCGCCGGGGAGACTCCCTGGGCATCGGCGGCCTGAAAGGAGCCTGA
- a CDS encoding ATP-dependent Clp protease ATP-binding subunit, translating into MSMAFGSPFGSSDPFSDMLNRFFGMSPASSPPAVQRVPIGRLLTESSHELLSLATRKAVADGTSDLDTEHLLWAATQVDPARRLLAQVGVDPEALAAQLDEVLPRESGEPSSEPGLTPAAKRTLAAAYGRSQEAGVSYIGPEHILAALLDDSDSGATRLLGADDHDVKKLRGLTDRAARSDGGAPAAGKQQKQPATTLDEFGRDLTDEAKAGRLDPVVGRAEEIEQTIEILSRRSKNNPVLIGEPGVGKTAIVEGLAQRIVAGEVPDTLKGKRVVSLDLSGLVAGAQYRGQFEERLKKVIEDVQQAGGDIVLFIDELHTVVGAGASGEGAMDAGNMLKPALARGELHVVGATTIDEYRKHIEKDAALERRFQPVLIPEPTVEETVQILEGLRDAYEAHHQVRFADGALAAAAELSDRYIGDRFLPDKAIDLMDQAGARVRLRSAGRSTEAVSREDRLAKLRREKDQAVAAEEFEKASDLKRQIAEGEGELAGIEERREGVVSVTAADIADIVSRRTGIPVSQLTASEKEKLLKLEEEMHARIVGQDEAVTAVSEAVRRNRAGMGDPNRPVGSFLFLGPTGVGKTELAKTLAELLFGEDDRMIRFDMSEFQEKHTVARLVGAPPGYVGYEEAGQLTEKVRRNPYSVVLFDEVEKAHPDVFNTLLQILDDGRLTDGQGRTVDFRHCVIIMTSNIGAHRILAHQGDAADLKGELMEDLRGRFLPEFLNRIDDIIVFHSLTEKDLSEIVDHLLDRSKHRVHAQGMTLEVTEAAKKLLVAHGYQPEFGARPLRRTIQTELDNRIASLLLGGEAEPGDTIVADVIDDSLHCTIQHGDGAGKTPEASVAAAATDGKE; encoded by the coding sequence ATGTCGATGGCGTTCGGTTCACCCTTCGGTTCGTCCGATCCGTTCAGCGACATGCTGAACCGGTTCTTCGGAATGTCGCCGGCGTCGTCGCCCCCGGCTGTCCAGCGCGTACCGATCGGCCGTCTCCTGACGGAGTCCTCGCACGAACTCCTCAGCCTGGCCACCCGCAAGGCCGTCGCCGACGGCACGTCCGACCTCGACACGGAACACCTCCTGTGGGCGGCGACCCAGGTCGACCCCGCGCGCAGGCTGCTGGCCCAGGTCGGCGTCGACCCCGAGGCTCTCGCCGCCCAGCTCGACGAGGTCCTGCCCCGGGAGTCCGGCGAGCCCTCGTCGGAACCCGGCCTCACCCCGGCCGCCAAGCGCACCCTCGCCGCCGCCTACGGCCGCTCGCAGGAGGCGGGCGTGTCGTACATCGGCCCCGAGCACATCCTCGCGGCGCTCCTCGACGACTCCGACTCCGGGGCGACCCGGCTCCTGGGCGCGGACGACCACGACGTGAAGAAGCTGCGCGGACTCACGGACCGGGCGGCCCGCTCCGACGGCGGTGCCCCGGCCGCCGGGAAGCAGCAGAAGCAGCCTGCCACCACCCTCGACGAGTTCGGCCGGGACCTCACCGACGAGGCGAAGGCGGGCAGGCTCGACCCGGTGGTCGGCCGCGCCGAGGAGATCGAGCAGACCATCGAGATCCTCTCGCGGCGCTCCAAGAACAACCCCGTGCTCATCGGCGAGCCCGGCGTCGGCAAGACCGCCATCGTCGAGGGCCTCGCCCAGCGGATCGTGGCGGGCGAGGTGCCCGACACCCTGAAGGGCAAGCGGGTCGTCTCCCTCGACCTGTCCGGTCTGGTCGCCGGAGCGCAGTACCGCGGCCAGTTCGAGGAACGTCTCAAGAAGGTCATCGAGGACGTCCAGCAGGCCGGCGGCGACATCGTCCTCTTCATCGACGAACTCCACACGGTCGTCGGCGCGGGTGCGTCGGGCGAGGGCGCGATGGACGCGGGCAACATGCTCAAGCCCGCCCTCGCGCGCGGGGAGCTGCACGTCGTCGGCGCGACGACGATCGACGAGTACCGCAAGCACATCGAGAAGGACGCCGCGCTCGAACGGCGCTTCCAGCCCGTCCTCATCCCGGAGCCCACGGTCGAGGAGACCGTACAGATCCTCGAAGGGCTGCGCGACGCGTACGAGGCCCACCACCAGGTCCGGTTCGCGGACGGCGCCCTCGCCGCGGCGGCCGAGCTCTCCGACCGGTACATCGGCGACCGCTTCCTGCCCGACAAGGCCATCGACCTGATGGACCAGGCGGGCGCGCGCGTACGGCTGCGCAGCGCCGGCCGCTCCACCGAGGCCGTCAGCCGGGAGGACCGGCTCGCCAAGCTCCGGCGGGAGAAGGACCAGGCCGTGGCCGCCGAGGAGTTCGAGAAGGCCTCGGACCTGAAGCGGCAGATCGCCGAGGGGGAAGGCGAACTCGCGGGCATCGAGGAGCGCCGTGAGGGAGTCGTCTCGGTCACCGCCGCGGACATCGCCGACATCGTCTCGCGCCGCACCGGCATCCCCGTCTCCCAGCTCACCGCCAGCGAGAAGGAGAAGCTCCTCAAGCTGGAGGAGGAGATGCACGCCCGGATCGTCGGCCAGGACGAGGCCGTCACGGCGGTCTCCGAGGCCGTCCGCCGCAACCGGGCCGGCATGGGGGACCCGAACCGCCCCGTCGGCTCGTTCCTCTTCCTCGGCCCCACCGGCGTCGGCAAGACCGAACTTGCCAAGACCCTCGCGGAACTGCTCTTCGGCGAGGACGACCGCATGATCCGGTTCGACATGAGCGAGTTCCAGGAGAAGCACACCGTCGCCCGGCTCGTCGGCGCGCCTCCCGGATACGTCGGTTACGAGGAAGCGGGCCAGCTCACCGAGAAGGTGCGCCGCAACCCGTACAGCGTGGTCCTCTTCGACGAGGTGGAGAAGGCGCACCCCGACGTCTTCAACACGCTGCTCCAGATCCTCGACGACGGGCGGCTCACCGACGGACAGGGCCGCACGGTCGACTTCCGGCACTGCGTCATCATCATGACGTCCAACATCGGCGCCCACCGGATCCTCGCCCACCAGGGCGACGCGGCCGACCTCAAGGGCGAGCTGATGGAGGATCTGCGGGGCCGGTTCCTGCCCGAGTTCCTCAACCGCATCGACGACATCATCGTCTTCCACAGCCTCACCGAGAAGGACCTGTCGGAGATCGTCGACCACCTCCTGGACCGCAGCAAGCACCGGGTACACGCCCAGGGCATGACCCTGGAGGTCACCGAGGCGGCGAAGAAGCTGCTCGTGGCCCACGGCTACCAGCCGGAGTTCGGCGCCCGCCCGCTGCGCCGCACGATCCAGACGGAGCTCGACAACCGCATCGCCTCCCTGCTGCTCGGTGGTGAGGCGGAGCCGGGGGACACGATCGTCGCCGACGTGATCGACGACTCCCTCCACTGCACGATCCAGCACGGCGACGGCGCCGGGAAGACCCCCGAGGCCTCCGTGGCGGCCGCCGCCACCGACGGCAAGGAGTGA